A portion of the Gadus macrocephalus chromosome 10, ASM3116895v1 genome contains these proteins:
- the LOC132465753 gene encoding LIM domain-containing protein A-like — MVDEMGQGVMSNRGWRKARGGWATGYKGFTGKADINGDPMSDGPGDVTELLPKSFSKSLFFSRRRGGSKGLGERRRDTERMSEPDGQIVSMLKSVCARTTTTHDHSPSANCSGQQLCAGNILYFTHTRAHTHTHTHKSSLWHSSLSIPPPHTHTCTRTHTHISIICRQFLSHTLTHTQTNTHRHQHTRPHTQYTHTCTDTHPFSVVNFPTSTSHTRTHTHTHTHISSDQFLSHPFPHTHTHTHTHTHTHTHTHTHTHTHTHTHTHTHTHTHTHTHTHSLSPIFQLPPATNTPTRLPDHPSSNYLSIHLFIQPPIPLQAPAGQMRADTGCN, encoded by the coding sequence ATGGTGGACGAGATGGGGCAGGGAGTGATGAGTAATCGGGGCTGGCGAAAGGCGCGGGGCGGCTGGGCAACGGGCTACAAGGGATTTACGGGGAAGGCGGACATAAATGGAGACCCGATGAGCGATGGCCCTGGTGATGTAACAGAGCTTCTCCCAAAGAGCTTTTCAAAAAGCCTATTTTTCTCGAGGAGGCGAGGAGGCAGTAAGGGGCTAGGTGAAAGGAGGAGAGACACGGAGCGTATGTCCGAGCCGGATGGTCAAATTGTTTCCATGCTCAAATCTGTCTGTGCacgaacaacaacaactcacGACCACAGCCCTTCGGCAAACTGCAGTGGTCAGCAACTCTGTGCCGGCAACATCTTGTAtttcacacacacgcgtgcgcacacacacacacacacacacaaatcctcaCTTTGGCATTCATCTCTCTCCATTCcccctccgcacacacacacatgcacacgcacacacacacacatatccattaTCTGTCGTCAATTTCTCTCCcatacccttacacacacacagacaaacacacaccgacaccaacacacacgtccacacacacaatacacacacacatgcacagacacgcatCCGTTCTCGGTTGTCAATTTCCCAACTTCCACCagccatacacgcacacacacccacacacatacacacatatcaaGTGATCAATTCCTCTCCCATccctttccacacacacacacacacacacacacacacacacacacacacacacacacacacacacacacacacacacacacacacacacacacacacacacacacacacacacacacacacacacacacccattctcTATCGCCAATTTTTCAACTTCCAccagccacaaacacacccacacgcctCCCGGACCACCCTTCTTCCAATTATTTgagtattcatttatttatccaACCACCCATTCCACTTCAAGCCCCAGCAGGCCAAATGAGGGCTGACACCGGGTGTAATTGA